One Phaseolus vulgaris cultivar G19833 chromosome 11, P. vulgaris v2.0, whole genome shotgun sequence genomic window carries:
- the LOC137831111 gene encoding 65-kDa microtubule-associated protein 5, translating into MAATPPSFSPSRTTCASLLRELQVIWDEIGESDNDRDNMLLQLEQECLDIYHRRVEETRKHKADMYQWLADAEAQATNLVSSLGESTVLPRGKGTLKQQITTIRPVLEDLRSKKDDRIKEFLKIKSQISQICDEIAGCGQFKSVTDSDVNQSDLTSKKLGELKSHLQELQNEKALRQQKVKSHISTISELTEVMSIDFRKTLNEIHPSLDDSLKGTLQSISNDTLARLTGVIHSLKREKQQRLQKIQELAKMLVELWDLMETPTEEQKVFSHVTRLSSASVDEVSTHGCLSSEVIEQVEGEVQRLNVVKASKMKDLVFKRQNELEAIYRGVHMDVDSESARQILTSLIESGNIDLSDLLQNMDGQIRQAKEQALSRRDILDRTEKWKFAAEEEKWLDEYERDENRYSAVRGAHKNLKRAEKARILVSKLPSTVENLTAKVKAWEMEKGIPFLYEKIPLLHSLDEYIVQRQLREEEKRKYREQKRLQEQAAVEQEALFGSRSATKKPLCQSNNANTMAGTPTARRLLASSGRHGTPGGKERRESGRVNNIIPVNYVALPKDNSVSRGN; encoded by the exons ATGGCCGCCACGCCTCCTTCCTTTTCCCCCTCTCGCACCACCTGCGCCTCTCTCCTCCGCGAATTGCAG GTGATATGGGATGAGATTGGGGAAAGTGACAATGATAGAGACAACATGCTTCTTCAACTAGAGCAAGAGTGTCTTGACATTTATCACCGGAGAGTTGAGGAGACGAGGAAGCACAAGGCTGACATGTATCAGTGGTTGGCAGATGCTGAAGCTCAAGCAACTAATCTTGTTTCTTCCCTTGGGGAATCTACCGTGCTCCCACGG GGGAAGGGAACTCTGAAGCAGCAAATAACTACCATTAGACCTGTCTTAGAGGATTTGAGGTCGAAGAAGGATGACAGAATCAAGgaatttttaaagataaagtCCCAAATTTCTCAGATATGTGATGAAATAGCAGGTTGTGGACAGTTCAAAAGTGTCACAGATTCAGATGTTAATCAAAGTGATCTGACATCAAAGAAATTGGGGGAACTCAAGTCGCATCTACAGGAGCTTCAGAACGAAAAG GCATTGCGCCAGCAGAAAGTGAAGAGTCATATCAGTACTATTAGTGAGCTTACAGAAGTAATGTCAATTGATTTTAGGAAGACATTAAATGAAATTCACCCAAGTCTGGACGATTCATTAAAAGGTACACTACAGAGCATCAGCAATGACACGCTTGCAAGATTAACTGGGGTTATTCATTCATTAAAGAGGGAGAAGCAACAAAGGCTTCAAAAG ATACAAGAGCTTGCTAAAATGCTGGTAGAGCTATGGGATCTCATGGAGACACCAACTGAAGAGCAAAAGGTGTTTAGTCATGTTACTCGATTAAGTTCAGCATCAGTGGATGAAGTGTCAACACATGGTTGCCTTTCGTCAGAAGTCATTGAGCAG GTTGAAGGTGAAGTCCAGCGGTTAAATGTTGTCAAAGCCAGTAAGATGAAGGATTTGGTGTTTAAGAGGCAGAATGAGCTTGAAGCAATTTACAGAGGAGTTCACATGGATGTCGACAGTGAATCTGCAAGACAGATTTTGACTAGCCTCATTGAATCTG GTAATATTGATCTCTCTGACTTGCTTCAAAACATGGATGGTCAAATAAGACAAGCCAAAGAGCAAGCTCTAAGCAGAAGAGATATCTTAGATAGGACAGAGAAATGGAAATTTGCAGCTGAGGAGGAAAAGTGGTTAGATGAATACGAAAGG GATGAAAATCGATATAGTGCTGTAAGAGGAGCTCACAAAAATTTGAAGCGCGCTGAAAAAGCTCGGATTCTTGTCAGCAAGCTACCAT CTACTGTTGAGAATTTGACTGCTAAAGTAAAAGCGTGGGAAATGGAAAAAGGAATACCTTTTTTGTATGAAAAG ATACCATTATTACATAGCTTGGATGAATATATTGTACAACGCCAACTCAGAGAAGAAGAGAAGCGCAAATATCGG GAGCAGAAACGGCTACAAGAACAAGCAGCTGTAGAGCAAGAGGCACTTTTTGGATCAAGGTCTGCAACAAAGAAGCCTCTGTGTCAGAGCAACAATGCCAACACCATGGCAGGGACACCAACCGCCCGTAGACTGCTGGCTTCCTCCGGACGCCATGGAACCCCAGGAGGAAAGGAACGCAGAGAAAGTGGCAGAGTGAACAACATAATTCCAGTGAACTATGTTGCCCTTCCAAAAGATAATTCTGTTTCTAGGGGCAATTGA